Proteins encoded in a region of the Armatimonadota bacterium genome:
- a CDS encoding VOC family protein translates to MRVVETCLYAEDLEAAYAFYVGLLGLRPAFEERERGLFLKCDDGMLIVFKASVTVVPDAIVPPHGTTGRGHMAFEATDDEIDEWKVRLADAGVPVTKEVQWENGARSVYFDDPAGNVLEFVTPRLWGF, encoded by the coding sequence GTGAGAGTCGTCGAAACCTGCCTTTATGCCGAGGATCTGGAGGCCGCCTACGCCTTCTATGTCGGCCTGCTCGGCTTGAGGCCGGCTTTCGAGGAACGGGAACGAGGGCTGTTCCTCAAGTGCGACGACGGCATGCTGATCGTTTTCAAGGCCAGCGTCACGGTCGTACCGGACGCGATCGTCCCGCCTCACGGCACCACGGGCCGGGGTCACATGGCCTTCGAGGCGACGGACGACGAGATCGATGAGTGGAAAGTCCGGTTGGCCGATGCGGGCGTCCCCGTCACGAAAGAGGTGCAGTGGGAGAACGGGGCCCGGTCGGTCTACTTCGACGATCCCGCTGGAAACGTCCTCGAGTTCGTCACTCCGCGCTTATGGGGGTTCTAA